The proteins below are encoded in one region of Balaenoptera acutorostrata chromosome 11, mBalAcu1.1, whole genome shotgun sequence:
- the TNS2 gene encoding tensin-2 isoform X6, with product MGWPGGSPCCCPAPPRPRPAGRPPQPRKAEPHSFREKVFRKKPPVCAVCKVTIDGTGVSCRVCKVATHRKCEAKVTSSCQAVPPTELRRNTAPVRRIEHLGSTKSLNYSKQRSTLPRSFSLDPLMERRWDLDLTYVTERILAAAFPARPDEQRHRGHLRELAHVLQSKHRDKYLLFNLSEKRHDLTRLNPKVQDFGWPELHAPPLDKLCSICKAMETWLSADPQHVVVLYCKGSKGKLGVIVSAYMHYSKISAGADQALATLTMRKFCEDKVASELQPSQRRYISYFSGLLSGSIRMNSSPLFLHYVLVPMLPAFEPGTGFQPFLKIYQSMQLVYTSGIYHVAGPGPQQLCISLEPALLLKGDVMVTCYHRGSRGTDRTLVFRVQFHTCTIHGPRLTFPKDQLDEAWTDERFPFQASVEFVFSSSPEKIKGSTPRNEPSVSVDYNTAEPAVRWDSYENFNLHHEDSVDDSVTHTRGPLDGSPYAQVQRAPRQTPPAPSPEPPPPPLLSVSSDSGHSSTLTTEPAAESPGRPPPTAAERQELERLLGGCGVAAGGRGAGRETAILDDEEQPPAGGGPRLGMYLGHRPGLSRHCSCRQGYREPCGVPNGGYYRPEGTLERRRLAYGAYEGPPQGYAEASVEKRRLCRSLSEGPYPYPPELGKPANGDFGYRAPGYREVVILEDPGLPALCSCPACEEKLALPTAALYGLRLEREAGEGWANEAGKPLLHPVRPGHPLPLLVPACGHHHAPVPDYSCLKPPKAGEEGHEGCSYAMCPEGRYGHPGYPALVTYGYGGAVPSYCPAYGRAPHSCGSPGEGRRYPSSGAHSPRAGSISPGSPPYPQSRNLSYEIPAEEGGDRYPLPGHLAPAGPLASAESPEPVSWREGPSGHSTLPRSPRDAQCSASSELSGPSTPLHTSSPVQGKESARRQDTRSPTLAPTQRLSPGEALPPASQGGAEKSPELPARSGPEPAAPGPFSPASPPSSPNDWPQERSPGGRSDSASPRGPVPTTLPGLRHAPWQGLRDSPDSPDGSPLTPVPTQMPWLVASPEPPQSSPVPAFPLAASYDINGPTQPPLPEKRHLLGPGQQPGPWGPEQASPPARGMSHHVTFAPLLPDNAPQPPEPPMQESQSNVKFVQDTSKFWYKPHLSRDQAIALLKDKDPGTFLIRDSHSFQGAYGLALKVATPPPSAQPWKGDPLEQLVRHFLIETGPKGVKIKGCPSEPYFGSLSALVSQHSISPLSLPCCLRIPSKDPLEEAPEAPVPTNMSTAADLLRQGAACSVLYLTSVETESLTGPQAVARASSAALSCSPRATPAIVHFKVSAQGITLTDNQRKLFFRRHYPVNSITFASTDPQDRRWTNPDGTTSKIFGFVAKKPGSPWENVCHLFAELDPDQPAGAIVTFITKVLLGQRK from the exons ATGGGCTGGCCCGGGGGCTCCCCCTGCTGCTGCCCCGCCCCaccgcgcccccgccccgccgggCGCCCCCCGCAG CCTAGGAAAGCTGAGCCACACAGCTTCCGGGAGAAGGTTTTCCGGAAGAAACCACCAGTCTGTGCAGTGTGTAAGGTGACCATCGATGGGACAGGCGTCTCGTGCCGAG TGTGCAAGGTGGCGACACACAGAAAATGTGAAGCAAAG GTGACTTCGTCCTGTCAGGCCGTGCCTCCCACGGAGCTG CGGAGAAACACGGCCCCTGTGAGGCGCATAGAGCACCTG GGATCCACCAAGTCTCTGAACTACTCAAAGCAACGCAGCACTCTGCCCAG GAGCTTCAGCCTGGATCCTCTCATGGAGCGCCGCTGGGACTTGGACCTCACCTACGTGACGGAGCGGATCCTGGCCGCCGCCTTCCCCGCGCGGCCCGACGAGCAGCGACACCGGGGCCACCTGCGCGAGCTGGCTCACGTGCTGCAATCCAAGCACCGCGACAAGTACCTG CTCTTCAACCTTTCAGAGAAAAGACATGACCTGACCCGCCTAAACCCCAAG GTCCAGGACTTTGGCTGGCCTGAGCTGCACGCGCCCCCACTGGACAAGCTGTGCTCCATCTGCAAAGCCATGGAGACGTGGCTCAGTGCCGACCCGCAGCACGTGGTCGTACTGTACTGCAAG GGGAGCAAGGGCAAGCTCGGGGTCATCGTCTCTGCCTACATGCACTACAGCAAAATCTCTGCAGG GGCGGACCAGGCGCTGGCTACCCTTACCATGCGGAAGTTCTGTGAGGACAAGGTGGCTTCAGAGCTGCAGCCGTCCCAGCGCCG GTATATCAGCTACTTCAGTGGTCTGCTGTCCGGTTCCATCAGAATGAACAGCAGCCCTCTCTTCCTGCACTACGTGCTCGTGCCCATGCTGCCAGCCTTTGAACCTGGCACGG GTTTCCAGCCCTTCCTCAAGATCTACCAGTCCATGCAGCTTGTCTACACATCTGGAATCTA tcATGTTGCAGGCCCTGGTCCCCAGCAGCTTTGCATCAGCCTGGAGCCAGCTCTCCTCCTGAAAGGCGATGTCATG gTGACGTGCTATCACAGGGGGAGCCGGGGGACTGACCGGACCCTCGTGTTCCGAGTCCAGTTCCACACGTGTACCATCCATGGACCACGGCTCACCTTCCCCAAGGACCAGCTGGACGAGGCCTGGACCG ACGAGAGGTTCCCCTTCCAAGCCTCGGTGGAGTTCGTCTTCTCCTCCAGCCCAGAGAAGATCAAAG GCAGCACCCCACGGAACGAGCCCTCGGTGTCTGTTGACTACAACACGGCAGAGCCTGCTGTGCGCTGGGACTCCTACGAGAACTTCAACCTGCACCACGAGGACAGTGTGGACG ACTCCGTCACCCATACCCGGGGACCCCTGGATGGCAGTCCTTATGCCCAGGTGCAGCGGGCCCCCCGCCAGACCCCGCCGGCGCCCTCTCCggagccgcccccgcccccgctgcTCTCTGTCAGCAGCGATTCTGGCCATTCATCCACGCTGACCACCGAGCCAGCCGCTGAGTCCCCTGGCCGGCCACCCCCGACAGCTGCTGAGCGGCAGGAGCTGGAGCGCCTCCTGGGGGGCTGTGGAGTGGCCGCTGGGGGCCGGGGAGCTGGGCGTGAGACGGCCATCCTCGatgatgaagagcagcccccggcGGGTGGAGGCCCCCGCCTTGGAATGTATTTGGGACACAGGCCTGGCCTCAGCCGCCACTGCTCCTGCCGCCAGGGCTACCGGGAGCCCTGCGGGGTCCCCAATGGGGGCTACTACCGGCCAGAGGGGACCCTGGAGAGGAGGCGGCTGGCCTACGGGGCCTACGAGGGGCCCCCACAGGGCTATGCTGAGGCCTCCGTGGAGAAGAGGCGCCTCTGCCGATCGCTGTCCGAGGGGCCGTACCCCTACCCGCCTGAGCTGGGGAAACCGGCCAACGGGGACTTTGGCTACCGCGCCCCAGGCTACCGGGAGGTGGTGATCCTAGAGGACCCTGGGCTGCCTGCCCTGTGCTCATGCCCCGCCTGTGAGGAGAAGCTAGCGCTGCCCACGGCAGCCCTCTATGGGCTGCGCCTAgagagggaggctggagaggggtGGGCGAATGAGGCTGGCAAGCCCCTCCTGCACCCGGTGCGACCTGGGCACCCGCTGCCCCTGCTGGTGCCTGCCTGCGGGCACCACCATGCCCCAGTGCCTGACTACAGCTGCCTGAAGCCACCCAAGGCAGGCGAGGAAGGGCATGAGGGCTGCTCCTACGCCATGTGCCCCGAAGGCAGGTATGGGCATCCAGGGTACCCTGCCCTGGTGACATACGGCTATGGAGGAGCGGTTCCCAGTTACTGCCCAGCGTATGGCCGGGCGCCTCACAGCTGCGGCTCTCCAGGCGAGGGCAGAAGGTATCCCAGCTCTGGTGCCCACTCCCCCCGGGCTGGCTCCATTTCCCCCGGCAGCCCGCCCTACCCCCAATCCAGGAACCTCAGCTACGAGATCCctgcagaggagggaggggacaggtATCCGCTGCCCGGGCACCTGGCCCCAGCAGGACCCTTGGCATCTGCAG AGTCGCCGGAGCCAGTGTCCTGGAGGGAGGGCCCCAGCGGGCACAGCACCCTGCCTCGGTCTCCCCGAGATGCCCAGTGCAGTGCCTCTTCTGAGCTGTCCGGTCCCTCCACGCCCCTGCACACCAGCAGCCCAGTCCAGGGCAAGGAGAG CGCCCGACGGCAGGACACTAGGTCCCCCACCTTGGCGCCCACTCAGAGACTGAGTCCCGGAGAGGCCTTGCCACCTGCTTCCCAGGGAGGGGCTGAAAAATCTCCAGAGCTGCCAGCAAGAAGTGGGCCTGAGCCTGCGGCCCCTGGtcccttctccccagcctccccgCCCAGCTCACCCAACGACTGGCCTCAGGAGAGGAGCCCAGGGGGCCGTTCGGACAGCGCCAGTCCGAGGGGCCCTGTACCCACCACCCTGCCCGGCCTCCGCCACGCCCCCTGGCAGGGCCTTCGAGACTCCCCGGACAGCCCAGACGGGTCCCCCCTCACCCCTGTGCCTACTCAGATGCCCTGGCTTGTGGCCAGCCCAGAGCCACCTCAGAGCTCACCCGTACCTGCCTTCCCTCTGGCTGCATCTTACGACATCAATggccccacccagcccccactTCCCGAGAAACGCCACCTGCTGGGGCCTGGGCAACAGCCAGGACCCTGGGGCCCAGAGCAGGCATCACCACCAGCCAGAGGCATGAGTCACCATGTCACCTTTGCACCTCTGCTCCCGGATAATGCCCCCCAACCTCCAG AGCCCCCTATGCAAGAGAGCCAGAGCAACGTCAAGTTTGTCCAGGATACGTCCAAGTTCTGGTATAAGCCACACCTGTCCCGTGACCAAG ccaTTGCCCTGCTGAAGGACAAGGACCCTGGGACCTTCTTGATCAGGGACAGTCATTCATTCCAAGGAGCCTATGGGCTGGCTCTCAAGGTGGCTACGCCCCCACCCAGCGCCCAGCCCTGGAAAG GGGACCCCTTGGAACAGCTGGTCCGCCACTTTCTCATTGAGACTGGGCCCAAAGGGGTGAAGATCAAGGGCTGCCCCAGCGAGCCCTACTTTG GCAGCCTGTCGGCCCTGGTCTCCCAGCACTCCATCTCCCCGCTGTCCCTGCCCTGCTGCCTGCGCATTCCCAGCAAAG ATCCTCTGGAGGAGGCCCCAGAGGCCCCAGTGCCCACCAACATGAGCACAGCGGCAGACCTCCTGCGTCAGGGCGCCG cctgCAGCGTGCTCTACCTGACCTCAGTGGAGACGGAGTCGCTGACAGGCCCCCAGGCGGTGGCGCGGGCCAGCTCCGCAGCTCTGAGCTGCAGCCCCCGCGCCACGCCAGCCATTGTCCACTTCAAGGTCTCAGCCCAGGGCATCACGCTGACAGACAACCAGAGGAA GCTCTTCTTTCGCCGCCATTATCCAGTGAACAGCATCACCTTCGCCAGCACTGACCCTCAGGACCGGAG ATGGACCAACCCGGACGGGACCACCTCCAA GATCTTTGGTTTCGTGGCCAAGAAGCCGGGAAGCCCCTGGGAGAACGTGTGTCACCTCTTTGCAGAGCTTGACCCAGATCAGCCTGCAGGCGCCATTGTCACCTTCATCACCAAAGTTCTGCTGGGCcagagaaaatga
- the TNS2 gene encoding tensin-2 isoform X2: MGWPGGSPCCCPAPPRPRPAGRPPQGKWLPPPGRFQEAPGQAPALFGPHGQHPRQPDTMKSSGPVERLLRALGRRDSSRATNRPRKAEPHSFREKVFRKKPPVCAVCKVTIDGTGVSCRVCKVATHRKCEAKVTSSCQAVPPTELRRNTAPVRRIEHLGSTKSLNYSKQRSTLPRLRLLPRSFSLDPLMERRWDLDLTYVTERILAAAFPARPDEQRHRGHLRELAHVLQSKHRDKYLLFNLSEKRHDLTRLNPKVQDFGWPELHAPPLDKLCSICKAMETWLSADPQHVVVLYCKGSKGKLGVIVSAYMHYSKISAGADQALATLTMRKFCEDKVASELQPSQRRYISYFSGLLSGSIRMNSSPLFLHYVLVPMLPAFEPGTGFQPFLKIYQSMQLVYTSGIYHVAGPGPQQLCISLEPALLLKGDVMVTCYHRGSRGTDRTLVFRVQFHTCTIHGPRLTFPKDQLDEAWTDERFPFQASVEFVFSSSPEKIKGSTPRNEPSVSVDYNTAEPAVRWDSYENFNLHHEDSVDDSVTHTRGPLDGSPYAQVQRAPRQTPPAPSPEPPPPPLLSVSSDSGHSSTLTTEPAAESPGRPPPTAAERQELERLLGGCGVAAGGRGAGRETAILDDEEQPPAGGGPRLGMYLGHRPGLSRHCSCRQGYREPCGVPNGGYYRPEGTLERRRLAYGAYEGPPQGYAEASVEKRRLCRSLSEGPYPYPPELGKPANGDFGYRAPGYREVVILEDPGLPALCSCPACEEKLALPTAALYGLRLEREAGEGWANEAGKPLLHPVRPGHPLPLLVPACGHHHAPVPDYSCLKPPKAGEEGHEGCSYAMCPEGRYGHPGYPALVTYGYGGAVPSYCPAYGRAPHSCGSPGEGRRYPSSGAHSPRAGSISPGSPPYPQSRNLSYEIPAEEGGDRYPLPGHLAPAGPLASAESPEPVSWREGPSGHSTLPRSPRDAQCSASSELSGPSTPLHTSSPVQGKESARRQDTRSPTLAPTQRLSPGEALPPASQGGAEKSPELPARSGPEPAAPGPFSPASPPSSPNDWPQERSPGGRSDSASPRGPVPTTLPGLRHAPWQGLRDSPDSPDGSPLTPVPTQMPWLVASPEPPQSSPVPAFPLAASYDINGPTQPPLPEKRHLLGPGQQPGPWGPEQASPPARGMSHHVTFAPLLPDNAPQPPEPPMQESQSNVKFVQDTSKFWYKPHLSRDQAIALLKDKDPGTFLIRDSHSFQGAYGLALKVATPPPSAQPWKGDPLEQLVRHFLIETGPKGVKIKGCPSEPYFGSLSALVSQHSISPLSLPCCLRIPSKDPLEEAPEAPVPTNMSTAADLLRQGAACSVLYLTSVETESLTGPQAVARASSAALSCSPRATPAIVHFKVSAQGITLTDNQRKLFFRRHYPVNSITFASTDPQDRRWTNPDGTTSKIFGFVAKKPGSPWENVCHLFAELDPDQPAGAIVTFITKVLLGQRK, from the exons ATGGGCTGGCCCGGGGGCTCCCCCTGCTGCTGCCCCGCCCCaccgcgcccccgccccgccgggCGCCCCCCGCAG GGGAAGTGGCTGCCTCCGCCAGGCCGCTTCCAGGAAGCCCCGGGCCAGGCCCCAGCATTGTTCGGGCCCCACGGCCAGCACCCCAGGCAGCCGGACACCATGAAGTCCAGCGGCCCAGTGGAGAGGCTGCTCAgagccctggggaggagggacagcAGCCGGgccaccaacagg CCTAGGAAAGCTGAGCCACACAGCTTCCGGGAGAAGGTTTTCCGGAAGAAACCACCAGTCTGTGCAGTGTGTAAGGTGACCATCGATGGGACAGGCGTCTCGTGCCGAG TGTGCAAGGTGGCGACACACAGAAAATGTGAAGCAAAG GTGACTTCGTCCTGTCAGGCCGTGCCTCCCACGGAGCTG CGGAGAAACACGGCCCCTGTGAGGCGCATAGAGCACCTG GGATCCACCAAGTCTCTGAACTACTCAAAGCAACGCAGCACTCTGCCCAG GCTTCGCCTCCTCCCCAGGAGCTTCAGCCTGGATCCTCTCATGGAGCGCCGCTGGGACTTGGACCTCACCTACGTGACGGAGCGGATCCTGGCCGCCGCCTTCCCCGCGCGGCCCGACGAGCAGCGACACCGGGGCCACCTGCGCGAGCTGGCTCACGTGCTGCAATCCAAGCACCGCGACAAGTACCTG CTCTTCAACCTTTCAGAGAAAAGACATGACCTGACCCGCCTAAACCCCAAG GTCCAGGACTTTGGCTGGCCTGAGCTGCACGCGCCCCCACTGGACAAGCTGTGCTCCATCTGCAAAGCCATGGAGACGTGGCTCAGTGCCGACCCGCAGCACGTGGTCGTACTGTACTGCAAG GGGAGCAAGGGCAAGCTCGGGGTCATCGTCTCTGCCTACATGCACTACAGCAAAATCTCTGCAGG GGCGGACCAGGCGCTGGCTACCCTTACCATGCGGAAGTTCTGTGAGGACAAGGTGGCTTCAGAGCTGCAGCCGTCCCAGCGCCG GTATATCAGCTACTTCAGTGGTCTGCTGTCCGGTTCCATCAGAATGAACAGCAGCCCTCTCTTCCTGCACTACGTGCTCGTGCCCATGCTGCCAGCCTTTGAACCTGGCACGG GTTTCCAGCCCTTCCTCAAGATCTACCAGTCCATGCAGCTTGTCTACACATCTGGAATCTA tcATGTTGCAGGCCCTGGTCCCCAGCAGCTTTGCATCAGCCTGGAGCCAGCTCTCCTCCTGAAAGGCGATGTCATG gTGACGTGCTATCACAGGGGGAGCCGGGGGACTGACCGGACCCTCGTGTTCCGAGTCCAGTTCCACACGTGTACCATCCATGGACCACGGCTCACCTTCCCCAAGGACCAGCTGGACGAGGCCTGGACCG ACGAGAGGTTCCCCTTCCAAGCCTCGGTGGAGTTCGTCTTCTCCTCCAGCCCAGAGAAGATCAAAG GCAGCACCCCACGGAACGAGCCCTCGGTGTCTGTTGACTACAACACGGCAGAGCCTGCTGTGCGCTGGGACTCCTACGAGAACTTCAACCTGCACCACGAGGACAGTGTGGACG ACTCCGTCACCCATACCCGGGGACCCCTGGATGGCAGTCCTTATGCCCAGGTGCAGCGGGCCCCCCGCCAGACCCCGCCGGCGCCCTCTCCggagccgcccccgcccccgctgcTCTCTGTCAGCAGCGATTCTGGCCATTCATCCACGCTGACCACCGAGCCAGCCGCTGAGTCCCCTGGCCGGCCACCCCCGACAGCTGCTGAGCGGCAGGAGCTGGAGCGCCTCCTGGGGGGCTGTGGAGTGGCCGCTGGGGGCCGGGGAGCTGGGCGTGAGACGGCCATCCTCGatgatgaagagcagcccccggcGGGTGGAGGCCCCCGCCTTGGAATGTATTTGGGACACAGGCCTGGCCTCAGCCGCCACTGCTCCTGCCGCCAGGGCTACCGGGAGCCCTGCGGGGTCCCCAATGGGGGCTACTACCGGCCAGAGGGGACCCTGGAGAGGAGGCGGCTGGCCTACGGGGCCTACGAGGGGCCCCCACAGGGCTATGCTGAGGCCTCCGTGGAGAAGAGGCGCCTCTGCCGATCGCTGTCCGAGGGGCCGTACCCCTACCCGCCTGAGCTGGGGAAACCGGCCAACGGGGACTTTGGCTACCGCGCCCCAGGCTACCGGGAGGTGGTGATCCTAGAGGACCCTGGGCTGCCTGCCCTGTGCTCATGCCCCGCCTGTGAGGAGAAGCTAGCGCTGCCCACGGCAGCCCTCTATGGGCTGCGCCTAgagagggaggctggagaggggtGGGCGAATGAGGCTGGCAAGCCCCTCCTGCACCCGGTGCGACCTGGGCACCCGCTGCCCCTGCTGGTGCCTGCCTGCGGGCACCACCATGCCCCAGTGCCTGACTACAGCTGCCTGAAGCCACCCAAGGCAGGCGAGGAAGGGCATGAGGGCTGCTCCTACGCCATGTGCCCCGAAGGCAGGTATGGGCATCCAGGGTACCCTGCCCTGGTGACATACGGCTATGGAGGAGCGGTTCCCAGTTACTGCCCAGCGTATGGCCGGGCGCCTCACAGCTGCGGCTCTCCAGGCGAGGGCAGAAGGTATCCCAGCTCTGGTGCCCACTCCCCCCGGGCTGGCTCCATTTCCCCCGGCAGCCCGCCCTACCCCCAATCCAGGAACCTCAGCTACGAGATCCctgcagaggagggaggggacaggtATCCGCTGCCCGGGCACCTGGCCCCAGCAGGACCCTTGGCATCTGCAG AGTCGCCGGAGCCAGTGTCCTGGAGGGAGGGCCCCAGCGGGCACAGCACCCTGCCTCGGTCTCCCCGAGATGCCCAGTGCAGTGCCTCTTCTGAGCTGTCCGGTCCCTCCACGCCCCTGCACACCAGCAGCCCAGTCCAGGGCAAGGAGAG CGCCCGACGGCAGGACACTAGGTCCCCCACCTTGGCGCCCACTCAGAGACTGAGTCCCGGAGAGGCCTTGCCACCTGCTTCCCAGGGAGGGGCTGAAAAATCTCCAGAGCTGCCAGCAAGAAGTGGGCCTGAGCCTGCGGCCCCTGGtcccttctccccagcctccccgCCCAGCTCACCCAACGACTGGCCTCAGGAGAGGAGCCCAGGGGGCCGTTCGGACAGCGCCAGTCCGAGGGGCCCTGTACCCACCACCCTGCCCGGCCTCCGCCACGCCCCCTGGCAGGGCCTTCGAGACTCCCCGGACAGCCCAGACGGGTCCCCCCTCACCCCTGTGCCTACTCAGATGCCCTGGCTTGTGGCCAGCCCAGAGCCACCTCAGAGCTCACCCGTACCTGCCTTCCCTCTGGCTGCATCTTACGACATCAATggccccacccagcccccactTCCCGAGAAACGCCACCTGCTGGGGCCTGGGCAACAGCCAGGACCCTGGGGCCCAGAGCAGGCATCACCACCAGCCAGAGGCATGAGTCACCATGTCACCTTTGCACCTCTGCTCCCGGATAATGCCCCCCAACCTCCAG AGCCCCCTATGCAAGAGAGCCAGAGCAACGTCAAGTTTGTCCAGGATACGTCCAAGTTCTGGTATAAGCCACACCTGTCCCGTGACCAAG ccaTTGCCCTGCTGAAGGACAAGGACCCTGGGACCTTCTTGATCAGGGACAGTCATTCATTCCAAGGAGCCTATGGGCTGGCTCTCAAGGTGGCTACGCCCCCACCCAGCGCCCAGCCCTGGAAAG GGGACCCCTTGGAACAGCTGGTCCGCCACTTTCTCATTGAGACTGGGCCCAAAGGGGTGAAGATCAAGGGCTGCCCCAGCGAGCCCTACTTTG GCAGCCTGTCGGCCCTGGTCTCCCAGCACTCCATCTCCCCGCTGTCCCTGCCCTGCTGCCTGCGCATTCCCAGCAAAG ATCCTCTGGAGGAGGCCCCAGAGGCCCCAGTGCCCACCAACATGAGCACAGCGGCAGACCTCCTGCGTCAGGGCGCCG cctgCAGCGTGCTCTACCTGACCTCAGTGGAGACGGAGTCGCTGACAGGCCCCCAGGCGGTGGCGCGGGCCAGCTCCGCAGCTCTGAGCTGCAGCCCCCGCGCCACGCCAGCCATTGTCCACTTCAAGGTCTCAGCCCAGGGCATCACGCTGACAGACAACCAGAGGAA GCTCTTCTTTCGCCGCCATTATCCAGTGAACAGCATCACCTTCGCCAGCACTGACCCTCAGGACCGGAG ATGGACCAACCCGGACGGGACCACCTCCAA GATCTTTGGTTTCGTGGCCAAGAAGCCGGGAAGCCCCTGGGAGAACGTGTGTCACCTCTTTGCAGAGCTTGACCCAGATCAGCCTGCAGGCGCCATTGTCACCTTCATCACCAAAGTTCTGCTGGGCcagagaaaatga